From Antechinus flavipes isolate AdamAnt ecotype Samford, QLD, Australia chromosome 1, AdamAnt_v2, whole genome shotgun sequence:
AATAGAAACTAAACACACCAATGAGAAAATTAGCTaataatgggttttttttttaactaaagttaGAAGTCTATTCTATGACCATTAAAATGAATCTTTTATAATAACCAATGAACGTCTGAATGTAGGAAAATGACAGTAAGAACGGGTTTTGAGAAAATTGTtgtgaagaaatgaaaaacatttggCCCTAGAAGCTTTGGAAGACCTGAGAAAAAGTAACTTGGACACATGGGAAATGTCCCTCTAGAAGTACCAGAATTTGAACTAAATCCAAGACCAATCTAAGATTTGCATCTcacctagaaaaaaatagaaggttCTAATGCAGATTGTTGAAATTTACTTAACCTAACTTTTGATAATGTCCCAAGAAGAGGCAATACCTCAAGGCTCTATGCAACAGCATTAGCTAAGACTATAATAAAAGCAGAGATAACACTTAATCAAATTTTCAAGGTTGCAGGGACTAATTAAAGGGTCTTCCATAAAAGTCTAATTGATCCATGTGCTCCAAAACTTAGCAGCGCTAAACAGAGAAGCTTCTTGTGTTCATGAAACCCACACAGATGAGTCTCAAACCAGGAAACTATGAAGCTTAGTGATCAGATGGACATGGAAGAGACCAGACTAGAACACACCAAAGCCTCACAGTATTGTGGCAGCCTGACCTGATGTGTCCTTTAGGGTATAAATTCTGGATGCAAGAGAAAAAGTTCCTGCAAACGTGGAAGATGAAGTAAGGAACCTGACATCACTCAAACCTTATATGAACTAATCAAAGGAGAATTAAATGCAAATGTGAACATAGAAACAGAGTTTAGTGGGCAGGGAAGATTTTTGACTACTTAAGAGAAATAGTCATCAGCAAGTCCAACTCAGAATATGGAGATTGGTTTGTCAAGAAAGGATAAATTAGCaagaaagggattttaaaaaactCCATCTCAGAGGCCTGAACAAGGGACAGACAGAGGAAAAGTAGAGTAAATCACATTCAGAGCACAattagattggcaaagatgacaaaataaaagGTTGTTGGAAGAAGATGTAAATTGTCAAGCTGTTTCAGGAAAGTAGTATGAAGCTATATGCTAAATTATTAAATTGCATATATCCTTTATTCAATGAGAACACTACTAGTCTTATGCTCCAAAGAGGtccaaagcaaaaggaaagaattctcttgtactaaaatatttatagcaactaaaatatttatataaaatacaaaatatttgctataaatatttttttattctgaagaaGTGGAAACTAAGAGAGTACCTATCATgtgggaaatgattgaacaaattatgttatgtgcatataatagaatatcatgctttaagaaacaatgaaaagtaTAGATTCAGAGAATAGATGCAAAGAGAATAGAACAATTAATACAATAATTATAACATCATAAAGAATGACTTTGAAAGATTGACTATCAATACATTGGTCAACCAGGAATTAGGAAGAGAGAAACATGGGATTCGTGGCCTTACAGGGAAATGATAGACTTGATAGGAAGAGCAATATACTGCTTTTGACATGATTGATATGTGGGTTTCTTTTGCTCTTCTATGTTTATTTGCCATAAGGAaggtttgatttgttttttgtttgttttaatttggggTATTTGAGAATATTATGATACATGGCTGCCCAATTACGAAAATTGAGTACTAGACTTGacatcaggaagattcattttcatgaattcaatttGGTCCTAGAAACTTATTAAtagtgtgatcctagacaagtcatttaaccctgtttgtctcagttcctcatctataaaatgagctagagaagtaaatggcaaaccaatccagtatctttaccaagaaaatttcaaaatgaagttataaagagtcaaacatgattgaaatgactcaacagcaaAATTATCATGAGTTGGCTAAagaaatcaacaacaacaacaacaacaacaacaacaaatcagtCCTCCTCCAGGCCACTTCTTTCCTATGTGGGAACAGAATGTTACCTTCTTTCAGAAGACCATAATATTCAGTGGGTACCGAATAGCAGATTtcaacaagatttttttaaaaggatatttgcttaatgatgataataattgtCAAATCAGAATAGAAGGTGACAACTTTGGAAACCATCAAATTGAGACTGGATGGTCAAATGCCACCTCCTCCTGAAGATCTTCCCTCATCTCCCAAATTGTGAACACCAGTCCCTCTAAATGATAACAatgattcatatttattttgtatgttctGATTTATGTTTcaagattgtaagctctttgtcctgagagcagagaaaaaaaatttttttcctttgtattcccaacacaATTCCTGGGATATAGTAAatagtgcttaagaaatgcttgttctTAAGTGTTGAGAGATGATAGTAGAGGAAATAACCGTTTCAGGCATGTATTAGACTCTATAACTGTGAGTTCCCTTGTTCATTGTAGGCTTGAAACCATTTCATAAGTTTCTTTGACTAAATGCTTTTTTACCCACAGAATAGGATCACAAAGTTGTaaaagacctcagagatcaatgagtcctcattttatacataagagaACCAAAACGCAGAAAGGTTAGGTTCCTTGCCTCAGACCTCATAGGAAATATcagttttatatttaaatctagATTCTGTGACCCCAATCCTGACATTGTTTCCAATGCTTCCCTGCAATGACCATACAATGGATATGAAAATATCTCTGGATTCAAGAATTCAAATTGCATTGCTTAGATGAAGGAATCAGATATTTCTTACAAAAATCTTCTAGTTTCCTAGTAAGAATTCAGGCAGGATGTTTCAGGAtagtgggggagaagggaatcGTCTCCCAGACTCACTTACCCAAGCAAATACTCCACCTGACCTGAAAGACATGTATCATCTAAGGCGATCTCCTTGAGGTTTTTCAGTTTGTTCAATCCTATTACAAAAACATCAAACTTGGCCTTTAGTTCAGGATTTTCCCACCAATGTTCATCTTTAGTAAAAGAGGGCAATTTCAAGCTCTGCAAGTTATGAAAGGTAGTGATCTGTGACATAAACCACCTGATGTCTATAGAAGTTATATTGGTGTAAAGTAGGTCTATTCTACGAAGTGCCAGAGGTTCCAAAAGAGGCAATAAGTTTAGAGCAGTACTGTCAAAGAGGTAGAAAACATAGAGATCCCGGCAAATCAGACGCAGAGAGCTGTTGGCATTGCCCTGGAGAATCGGTGCTAGAAAGTCCTTAGAGATAGGGTTTATATAGAGGTCCATCAGGAGATCCACATGAGCTTCCATTGGGCTAGGGGATGTTTCTGCCACTTGGTCTCTTGTCTGACTTTGTGAGTCACCTGTGCCCTCATATGAGATATAGACTTGGCTTTGGCTTATTAAGGAAGTCCACAGGTCCATGCCACTCAAGTCCTCCAAAAAAGCATTACAAAATAATCCTGTCATATCCAGTTGCTGTAGCCTCCTGCatcaaggacaaaaacaaaacaaaaaaacccaataaacaaaaattaacaaacaaaaaagccagGTCATAACCTGGCCCAGAAATCCTTGAGAGTTCTGATTCCCCTGGTAATAGAAGAGCCAACACAGTATAAAATGCCCTCCCTCTTGCATTTCCACAATAAGAGATCCCCAAGCAGAACCAACTAGGTTATACTCAGGGAGATCATAGCTGGTGAGTGACTGAGAATAGaccctttttttttattctataaatcaTTGTCTCTATGGACTCTTGGACAGAATTGATCTTTCCCAACTATACCCTTCTTTTTCTCAACAGTGGAGATGGATTCCCCAGAGTCTGATATCAACTACAAAATAATCACAGCTCTGCATGCCTCTATTCAATCATCCCGGAGAGGTGTTTGTGGCATAGTGGAAACAGGATTCGAGGTCAGAAAtacaaatcctgactctgacaccTATAgactgggaaagttacttaagcTTTCAGGATTCTAGACAGCTTCCTAAGACTTATGGTAGCGGAGAAGTTACCAATAAGCATTTAGTTAACtcaccaaattgctctccatggCAGTGATAGCATGGGTCCAGCCCTTATCTCCATTAAGACTGATAAATTGTAAGGACTCGGGACAAATCACTTATGCCTTCCTTCTCCATGCTTTCCTCCCTCACAAATGTAAGGGCCTAATTTTGCTTACTTCCATTTTAGCCTTTTAGACAAGCAAAGGACCTAGTTCTTACTGCCTTAGTCAATCCCCAGGGCCACAGCACTACCTTATCCTTATTTTTCCTGGATGAGGACATAATTGCTCCAGCTTTGGGTTAAGTAACTTCTGAAAGTCCCTCAGAGAAGAGACATACTGCTAGCCATGAGTCAGGCAATTACAATAAGGCCAGATTTTGAAACTTCTAATTATCTTTCCTCTTCAATGGATCTCTTCCCACCCACTGATACTCTGTCTGGACTCATTTCCCAATAGTTAGTCTATTCCCATAGCTTCTTACTTTTCTTAGTGATACTGAACTCCCAGCTGTCAAAAAAACACAACTTTCTTCTCAAACCTAGCTGTATATTCTCTCAATTCAAATTATCTTGCCAAATATATCactccttttatatatatatacttcttcaTTGGACCTTCTAGAACACGTTTTTCTATAAGTAacatgcttatttttcttttacaactctTGCTCTACTTCCTTCAATTTTCTGGCACTCGTTGAGACATGGCTCTCTTATGATTTTACTGCATTTCTGGTTATTGGATTCACTATGGGTGCCTCTTTCTCTCATAACTCCTGACTCTCTGGTCTTGATGGGAGAAATCTAATGACTCTTTTCTTCCTTGATATACTCTTActcttttcatttacaaattcCTCCTCCTTTGAGATTTactcttttcaaaattattactTAGGCAAGATCGTGAATCTATCTACTGAATAGTGAGCCTTGTTTTTCTCATTCTAGTTCCTACCTTATCATACAAAAGACCATATAGGTACTGTCTTTTAAGCCCCTATTACTTACTCTGCCATCATGTCTTAGCTACACTTAGAAGTTATCAACCATAGCTTTGCCATCTGTGTTCCACTTTCATGTTCATGAATTTTGAAAGTTCAATTATTAATCACAATCTCCCATCATTAGCTAGCTAAAAATAGCTCTAAAGAACCATTTGTTAAATTCACAGAGTGAAAATTTACTTCTCAGAAATGGGTTTTATTGATTATCTAATCTTCAAATACTAATGGAGAAAACACAAATTACCTTTGCATGTCACATGTGCAGTGTTTTTTTCCTGGAGAACCAGTTATTAAACATTGGCTAAAATACCAAAAATGTTACTGTATATATGCAGTATATATCTTCATACCCCAAGGAGGACATTAAAAGGAAAGCCAACATGAAACCTAGGTATAATGGCATTTTTTATATTAGCAACTAAGTAGGTATCTATTATTCATGGAATGATTAAACACATTTTGTTAcataaatataacagaatattattgtgctgtaaaaatACCATTAATAGAAAGAACATGCAAAGACTTAGATAAACTgaagaaaagtcaaataaataaaatcaagaaacttgtacaatgacaaaaatattataaatggaaagaacaatcatCAGAAAATAAGTCCTCTGCAAATTTTGatctcattggaattggcttcttattggaattatttttatttcttataacactcCCATTTGTCTACTCcctaacctgaaaaaaaaaaaaaataccatctcCTACCTGAGGCcttctctgaagaaaaaaaatttatcttgcaTATTCTTACTTAAATAAACATGTTTCTTACAATTAGCTTTTTGAtggcaggaattttttttttaaatttccaaagcCTGATACAATACATGATAGGATTGGAGATATAATTAACATAgggaattttattatttatatatatttcaatatgggAAACGCTCTCTACCAATGCATGTCACCAACTTCTCTGCAAATTCTAGTGAGAGTAGCCTGAACATTGAAAGCTTCAGTAATTTGTCCAGTCAGTGATCTCAAAGCGGGGTCTTAAATCTGAGTCTTTTTGGTTCTGAGGCAAAATAACTACTATGTCAACTTTACATGTTCATTATCAATTGGTTGTTAgtcatctctaattttttttttggggggggggtctttCTGGACCACAATTTCAGAGTCATCCTTGCCTCTTCTCCTTTATGCTCCATAACtacattttcagttttcttaattcATTAAACATTAAACAACTTTTGTTGTTTTCCCTACCTCCTGTCACAAAGTCCCCAGGCTAGTTCAAGGTAATAGGACTGTTGGAATAGCTTCTGGGTTTGTCTCCCTGCTTTCAGAGTCAGCCCACTTCAATCGAACTCCCATATTGTCTCCAAATTTACATTTCTAATATGCAAGTTTGACATCACTTCCCTACTCAGTTGTCAGGTGCTCCCCATTTTCTGTAGATACAGTTACAAAATTCTCAACCTGGCATTTGAGTGCTCTGCATTCTAACTCCCATGTCAGTTTACAGTCCTTTTTTCAAATTCATATCATAGACATATCATACATTGTCTCAATCAACCTGGCCTCTTAACACCTGTTTTCTTCCTTCCGAATTGAGCCTTTTCAGAGATCATTTTCATAGCGAAaatatactttctcttcttttatctcaTCACtgctagctttttaaaaagtctacaaAGAAGATTCCATTGCTTAGCACTCAGATGATGCAATAAGTTTTTAGCCCTTATTTCTCTACAAACTTGTtcaattcaaaatttttctttttactcatcttcatgttaaatatatccaACTTTGAATGAAATATATTAGTTTCCTACTAATGTTTTcttgtgatttattatttttgcagTTTGTTAGATTTTACCTTAGTGAATTTAGATGATCAAAGTTCCACTATTTACTTGCAGACTTTTCCCATCCCCCACCTGTTAGTGTTCTCCCCATCTTGAGAATGCTTTGTATGAACTAATCTGAACATGTACTGTATCCATTCACCCATGGAATCCCTATCCTGTTTTCCTTATATATAGTAGTTGCTTAGCAAATGAATCCAGCAGAGTCCATTTCCCAGGATGTGAGAAAACCTTCCCAGATACCCCAAGGACAAACCTGTCTGGGGGCTGCTGTGAACCTTCAGTGATTACTTTCTTGATATAGCTCCTCACTCCCAAAAAGAtggtattaattttgtttttgtttaatttatcaTGCGTTAAAGTCCACTGACATTTTGTACACTTCTTAGAAGAAGTCCGAGAACAGCACCAACATGTCTGCAGCAGCATTTGGAATTTAAGTTTGGAGTAAGGCCATGTCTTCACTAGCTCATACAGCAGCTTTGTCCTATTATCTTTGAAAGCCACATTGAATAGGATTTTATATATGACCCGTGGCAGAGATTCCAAGATTTTACATGTGGCTTCCTCATCCTTGACCAGTTGCTGAGCACTTAGGAAAGTCAGGGAGTACATGTCTGGAGTCAAGGAACCTGAGACCCAAATATAGCATACCTgtcaaagaaaaagatcaaaaagcTAAGAATTAATCCTAGATTTTTGACAGCTTTACTCTACCTTTTTAATTCCACTTATCCCGTTCCATGCTACCAGCAAACAGGCCAGTAAATGTAAGAATAActaggaaagtaggaggaggaGAGGTTTAATCCCAACCTGTTGCTTCTGCTCCCTCAGCTTGCCCTATTTCTTGAGCTGAGCTGGAAAGACCTCCAAGATTTTTCTCTAAGGTTCCCATTCTTCATATTGGCCACAATTTTTCCCCCAATACCTAAATCTAAACATGTGGTCCAAGAAAGGTCACCATTGTTATCATCACAAGGCATAGTCATCCTGGCTCAGCACAAATAGCTCTGTGTTTGATGTCAAATCAGTTTTCAGCTCATCTCAGACACTTTTTTAACTGTTGGGTGCCTTCAGATAAGCTGCTTAAGGCCTATTGTCCTTCTGTGAAACTGAAGACAGTAATACTTCTACCATACAGGGTGGCTGGAGGAAGGAAGTTTCTGATAtttaaaacactgtataaatgtATACTATCATGATGACTAGCTTGAAATAGGAATAATCCTGGAAAAATCAGAGAAGACTGACTTTATTTTAGCCCTTTCCATCAGATCCTAGGCCAGCTAGAAGACTCAAgggtagagtactgggcctgTACTTTTGCAAAGAAATTCCTCCAaaaaagatcacaaagagttggacacaactgtaAATGACCAAATAATAAACCAAATACTATTTTATTCTCCTTTGCCCCAAAATATCTTATTTCTAGACACCTGAACCAACCCTTCTTACATTCCTCATGGTATGCCTAAGCTTAAGTCTTCATAGTAACAACTTAAGTCTGCTACCtcctttttataaaattctaaagAGCTGCAGAAAACAACTTGGGGACTCCCAGtttaaacttttctatttcatgATTGGAAATCAAggcctaaaaaagaaaaatatctgccCAAATTCAAAATGAGTTAGTAACCTAACCATAATTTGatatctccctcttcttctcagTTCCTCTCTTCAGTTCCTTCTTCCTACCCTCTAATAAAAGCTTGAGCCTCACACATAATAGAGGCTCAGTAATTTATGTGAATAAACTGAGTGTGGAATCAAATTATATCCTCCTGAGGAGACCCTCAAAAGATAAAGGCCCCAGGGACCAATTTGGTAGCAAAACTGTTCTACTGCCCTCTCCTCTACCTAAGTTTCTACCTTGCTACTCTTACTCAAACCCTATCCCCTTTGTGTTTTGAAACTACTTCCAACCATGCACTTACCTGAAGTCTTCTCAGGAAATATTCTCATAAGAATGTGTTATGGTCAGTTAGAACATACACTTAACTGAGGTCTTCTGGGTATTATTTGAGGACCCACAACTCAGCTTGCTTTGGGGCCCATTTCATTTAAACTATTATGCTCTCTGTTACAGTAAGACACACGTGTGCCCAATTCCCTTGTTAGGTATAGATGCTAGAGAGAGTACAGCTGATTTCCTTTACCATACTGATTAATTAACATTAGTATTCATTAATTGACTTATTTTCTTCAACAATTCAAGGGCTTGAATGTATGGATGCTTGTTAGTGCAACGTGAAGATAGATGAAAGACATTTCGGAATGAATGTGCTAGATGTCTGGGATCTCTTGAGGGGAGATGAAGAGTTTGTGGACAATCTATTAGCAAAAATCTATTAACAAAAATCTGAGTTTCCTGTGTGCTCCTCTGAACCAAATAAATTAATCTGAAGGAAGGGAGAATGTAAGAATTTGTTGGCAAGACTCCTGTAGACAGAGGCCTTCTTTGGGGGTAAGTAAGCAGAAAAATGGCAGAATTAGAGAGAATGTGACATATTATCTGCCAAAAAGACAGGATTCAGGAGATGCTGGTGTTGTAATTTTATAAACTATTCTCCTAATTGTGCTCATTTTCTTATATCAATCCATACatttctttccagatttccctGAATTCATTCTCTAAATAATTGATTATAActcaataatatcccattaccgttattaatcattattttttcggCAATTCTAAAACCAATAGCCATAACTCTCCCAACCTCCCAATTTTTGTATTACAAttagtgctgctataaatattctacCATGTATGAGACACATCATTCTGTCATTTACTTCCTTGGCATACATATTTATCAGTGGGATCATTGGGTCAATGGCTTTGAATTGATTGGTTATTTTCTCCCAATCCAAACAGATTTCCAGAATAGGTAGTCCCATTCATAattgtatatttctatatctaactAAATTTCTATTACTTTATCTATAGTAAGAAAGTTACTATGGCACTAGATAGACAAAAAATGTTGTAggttaaaaaagaatttctttcaaACAAGCCTATAGGTAGTAAAAAGTATAGAGAATTTACCTGACTTGTCAAAGGttacacagttaaaaaaaaaaaagtgcaatgaGTTTAGATAATTAAGTTCATTTTTATCAAATTAcgttttgttatgattttttcctacctctataaaataatttttggtaatttggtaTGGCAATGAATAGGTAAATTAATTCagatagaattattatttttattttattggcttgGTCAGCCcataaataattaacatttcttgAATTGCTTAGATTTTTTCAATATGTAtgaaatgtattttgtaattgtgattATTTAGTTCCTGGGTTCTCTTGGTAGGTAGAGAGTATTTTAcactataatttctttaaatggaatttcattttctatctatcaaaacttatttccatagtCATCATGTTGTGgagtgaaaagacaaaaaaagaaacaaataaactgaAAAAGTATGGTTCAGTCTGCATTCACACtctgagttctttctctggagatggagagCATTTTCATTCCTTTCAAATTGTCTTGAATGATTGAAttactgagaatagttaagtcattcatagttgatcatcttacaaaaTTGATGTTTCTGTGTGCAatttttcctggctctgcttgtttcatttttcatcagtttatgtaagttttcccagagtttttttaaagcatcttgcttgtaatttcttatagaaaaacaatattccatcatgatcatatccataacttgttcaaccatcctcaatttctaattttttgctaccaATTAagatctaataaatatttttgtacaaaagtctttttccctttttaatttctttgagatacagatttTATAGTGGCATCTCTGGATCAAATGGTAGGCAGAGTTTTAtagatagccctttggatatagttccaaattattatcCAGAATTGTcaggattctgatttttttccatttctcctccaaaatattttcattttccttttctatcatattagccaatatgatagggGCAAAGTGGcacctaagagttgttttaatttgcatctttataatcaattttgatttaaagcatttttttcatattactatagtttagatttatctgaaaatttgcagtttatatcttttgaacatttatcaattggggaatgatgtcTATTCTTGCAATGTTAACTAGGTTCTctttatgtttgaaaaatgagacctttaagaaattttgctgtcattttttttcacaGATACATTTATTAgctctttatttccctccatcctatatTCCTCCCATttacccttctctctctttcctttaatgctgtccctcctcaaaattgttttacttctGTCCCTTGCTTCTCTTAAGCCATTTCCCCTTTTATGAGCCCCCCTTCTGTTATAACCTctctcttcctacttccctatcaagtaagatagatttttttttttttttacccaactGAGTATCTATGGTACATATTCTTTGAGCCTGTTCTGAAGAGAATAAGGTTCAAAAGTTCCACACCTCTACAATCTTCCCCTCTGGTGTATCTCTTTTATATGAGGTAATTTATGTAATACTACCTCAcccctttcccattttctccagTGCATCCCTTTTTCCcatgaattaattttctttttcttacataaTCATCTCATCATGTTCAACTCACACCCAAGTGATacattacaagtatcatcttcccatgtaggaatataaacaatttgatcTTAGTGaatttcttatgatttctctGCAGTCTTGTATTTGATAGTCAAATTGTCTATTgtgctttggtcttttcatcaggaatgcttgatagttctctatttcatttcattaaatattcattttccccctaaatgattatactcagttttactgggtAGGTAATTATTGTTTGTAATCTTAGTTCCTTGgcttaatggaatattatattccaaacccTTCAATCCTTTGGTAATAGGAATTGTTAAATTATGGGTGAtcctgtggctccatgatatttgaattgtttctttctaattgTTTGCAATATCTTTTATTGGACCTGGGgcttctggaatttggctatcatATTCCTGGGAGCATTcgttttgggatctcttttgggACGTGATcaatatattctttcaattttgccATCTGGTTCTAAGttatcagggtagttttccttgaaatATAAAGTCtggttttttgtcctttttttggcTCATGACTTTagataattcaataattcttaaattatttatctttggtctattttccaagtcagatgtttttccaatgagatatttcacattttgtctattttttatttttaaattttgattgtttcttgatatttcatgagataattagtttccacttgcttatttctactttttaatgaattattttcttcagtgagtgagcttttgttatttcctttcccatttggccaa
This genomic window contains:
- the LOC127540274 gene encoding leucine-rich repeat-containing protein 14-like, which gives rise to MYSLTFLSAQQLVKDEEATCKILESLPRVIYKILFNVAFKDNRTKLLYELVKTWPYSKLKFQMLLQTCWCCSRTSSKKCTKCQWTLTHDKLNKNKINTIFLGVRSYIKKVITEGSQQPPDRRLQQLDMTGLFCNAFLEDLSGMDLWTSLISQSQVYISYEGTGDSQSQTRDQVAETSPSPMEAHVDLLMDLYINPISKDFLAPILQGNANSSLRLICRDLYVFYLFDSTALNLLPLLEPLALRRIDLLYTNITSIDIRWFMSQITTFHNLQSLKLPSFTKDEHWWENPELKAKFDVFVIGLNKLKNLKEIALDDTCLSGQVEYLLGDLQCSLESLQLSFCSLTNKDLTYLAQSHYSTHLIKLDLTGNNIPEQLNSFLKLLKSVSTSLMWLNVTTCKIKDTDFYQIIPYLYSCTKLSYLCLFGNPLSSISILTFLGQCHQKLCNMKAISIPIFLDCCPSVTQYETLPMDLENEMDKKKFFAVMNKMCQLPALMGDSAIQYNFSHAFDIDDYFDLQKVV